A genomic window from Dechloromonas sp. A34 includes:
- a CDS encoding dienelactone hydrolase family protein — protein MNPNPEFDSLVPGQTYDRRSFIVTTLGAGFALATQPVMAQTAIKTDDAGLVAGEIKVPVSDGELVAYRALPKGAAKPPVVLVVSEIFGVHEYIKDTCRRLAKLGYCAIAPELFARQGDPRTIESIPDILSKIVYKTPDAQVMSDFDACVAWAASQGADSQRLAITGFCWGGRIAWLYSAHNPQLKAAVAWYGRLVGVASEITPKHPADLVGQIMAPVLGLYGGLDAGIPLETVEAMEKALAQGSAAARLSEIHVYDNAPHAFHADYRPSYRKAEAEDGWQRMLAWFKKSGV, from the coding sequence ATGAACCCCAATCCGGAATTCGACAGCCTCGTGCCGGGGCAAACCTATGACCGCCGGAGTTTCATCGTGACCACGCTGGGTGCCGGCTTTGCCCTGGCCACGCAGCCGGTGATGGCGCAGACCGCGATCAAGACCGACGATGCCGGCCTGGTCGCCGGCGAAATCAAGGTCCCGGTCAGCGACGGCGAGCTGGTCGCCTACCGCGCCTTGCCCAAGGGCGCGGCCAAGCCGCCGGTGGTGCTGGTGGTCTCCGAGATATTTGGCGTTCATGAATACATCAAGGACACCTGTCGCCGCCTCGCCAAGCTCGGTTACTGCGCCATCGCTCCCGAGCTTTTCGCCCGCCAGGGCGACCCGCGCACGATCGAAAGCATTCCCGACATTCTCAGCAAGATCGTCTACAAGACGCCCGATGCGCAGGTGATGAGCGACTTCGATGCCTGTGTCGCCTGGGCGGCCAGCCAGGGCGCCGACAGCCAGCGCCTGGCGATTACCGGCTTCTGCTGGGGCGGCCGGATTGCCTGGCTGTACAGTGCGCACAACCCGCAACTGAAGGCAGCCGTGGCCTGGTATGGCCGGCTGGTCGGTGTCGCGAGCGAGATCACGCCAAAGCATCCCGCCGACCTGGTCGGGCAGATCATGGCGCCGGTGCTCGGGCTTTACGGCGGCCTGGATGCCGGCATTCCGCTCGAAACCGTCGAGGCCATGGAAAAAGCCTTGGCGCAGGGCAGTGCGGCGGCAAGGCTTTCGGAAATTCATGTTTATGACAACGCCCCGCACGCCTTCCATGCCGACTATCGCCCCAGCTACCGCAAGGCAGAAGCCGAGGATGGCTGGCAGCGCATGCTGGCCTGGTTCAAGAAGAGTGGTGTCTGA
- a CDS encoding ProQ/FINO family protein, translating into MTTAESTPAKPTDARVLLKDLQARFDVFRNHSPLAIGIDKQVFAQMPELEKKALRIAMRSHTISTRYLKEMEKGTVRLNLDGTPAGEVTDENRQHAAELLRERFKKQVEQRKAAEATVKAAEAAAKAEQQRAAKLNQLAEKFARR; encoded by the coding sequence ATGACCACTGCTGAATCCACTCCCGCCAAGCCGACCGATGCCCGCGTCCTGCTCAAGGACCTGCAAGCCCGCTTCGATGTCTTCCGCAACCACAGTCCGCTGGCTATCGGCATCGACAAACAGGTCTTTGCCCAAATGCCGGAGCTGGAAAAGAAGGCGCTGCGCATAGCCATGCGCAGCCATACCATTTCCACCCGCTATCTGAAGGAAATGGAAAAAGGCACGGTGCGCCTGAACCTCGACGGCACGCCGGCCGGCGAGGTCACCGACGAGAACCGTCAGCACGCCGCGGAACTGCTGCGCGAACGCTTCAAGAAGCAGGTCGAGCAGCGAAAGGCCGCCGAAGCCACGGTCAAGGCCGCCGAAGCCGCAGCCAAGGCCGAACAGCAGCGCGCCGCGAAGCTCAATCAGCTGGCCGAAAAGTTCGCTCGCCGCTAG
- a CDS encoding PAS domain S-box protein encodes MRNNQPVTSVETPLPDNLFIYSTTDLKGVISSLNDAFVEISGFSREELVGKPHNVARHPNMPEAAFEDLWRDLKAGRP; translated from the coding sequence ATGCGCAACAATCAACCTGTTACTTCGGTCGAGACGCCATTACCCGACAATCTGTTCATCTACTCGACCACCGACCTGAAGGGCGTCATCTCCTCGCTCAATGACGCCTTTGTCGAAATCAGCGGCTTTTCCCGCGAGGAGCTCGTCGGCAAACCGCATAACGTCGCCCGCCACCCGAATATGCCCGAGGCTGCCTTTGAGGACCTGTGGCGCGACCTGAAAGCCGGTCGGCCGTGA
- a CDS encoding methyl-accepting chemotaxis protein, translating into MQRDGDFSAHVSVKGQGLLSEVAQGIIALAIDVETVLHETQTGARRVADGASSLRQAMQHVSEAQSSLCNSSTAAAVTLEQITVAINEAAMNASEGVDASEENQRTSAAAEDAVAEIGQIAERVRSAGDAVSPLSRRSQEIGSMAGVIKDIADQTNLLALNAAIEAARAGEQGRGVAVVADEVRKLAERTAKATMEIDATIQAIQDEIGSAVGTMQESCCLMGDGVHRVQSVRDALSLIQTTSQRALERAQAIADASKEQGVAANDIARNVEHIAQAIDTQSGDIVAIEQLTADFQKTSETLRRKLTHFRLNG; encoded by the coding sequence ATGCAACGCGATGGCGACTTCTCTGCGCATGTTTCTGTAAAGGGCCAGGGGCTGCTCTCCGAGGTCGCGCAGGGCATCATCGCCCTGGCCATCGACGTCGAAACAGTACTCCATGAAACCCAGACCGGCGCTCGGCGCGTCGCGGATGGTGCCAGCAGCCTGCGACAGGCCATGCAGCACGTGAGCGAGGCGCAAAGTAGCCTGTGCAATTCATCGACCGCTGCCGCCGTAACGCTGGAGCAAATCACCGTTGCCATCAACGAGGCGGCGATGAATGCCAGCGAAGGTGTCGACGCGTCGGAGGAAAATCAACGCACATCCGCCGCCGCCGAGGATGCCGTCGCCGAGATCGGCCAGATCGCTGAACGCGTCCGTTCTGCCGGCGATGCGGTGTCGCCCCTAAGTCGGCGCTCGCAGGAGATCGGCAGCATGGCCGGCGTGATCAAGGATATTGCCGACCAGACCAACCTGCTGGCGCTCAATGCCGCCATCGAGGCCGCCCGCGCCGGCGAGCAGGGCCGCGGGGTTGCAGTGGTCGCCGACGAAGTTCGCAAACTGGCCGAGCGCACGGCCAAGGCGACGATGGAAATCGATGCCACGATCCAGGCCATTCAGGACGAGATTGGCAGTGCCGTCGGCACCATGCAGGAAAGCTGCTGCCTGATGGGCGATGGAGTGCATCGCGTGCAATCGGTGCGCGACGCATTGTCGCTGATCCAGACTACGTCGCAACGCGCCCTGGAAAGAGCCCAGGCCATCGCCGACGCCTCGAAGGAGCAGGGTGTTGCTGCCAACGACATTGCCCGCAATGTCGAACACATTGCCCAGGCGATCGACACGCAGTCCGGCGACATCGTCGCCATCGAACAGCTGACGGCCGATTTCCAGAAAACCTCGGAGACCCTCCGCCGCAAACTGACTCACTTCCGCCTCAACGGATGA
- the metF gene encoding methylenetetrahydrofolate reductase [NAD(P)H]: MKPEISIEFFPPQTPEGVDKLRIVRTELAPLKPSFFSVTFGAGGSTRERTFSVVKEIAAEGFAAAPHLSCIGSTRASIREILSEYKAAGIRRIVALRGDLPSGMAETGEFRYANELVEFIRAETGDWFSLEVAAYPEWHPQARSPKDDLDAFVRKVKAGANSAITQYFYNADAYFSFVEEARARGADLPIVPGIMPIVGFTKLARFSDACGAEIPRWMRKKFESFGDDADSIRAFGLDVVTELCERLLKGGAPGLHFYSMNQSALTTEICKRLG; this comes from the coding sequence ATGAAACCCGAAATCTCCATCGAATTTTTCCCGCCCCAGACCCCGGAAGGTGTCGACAAGCTGCGCATCGTCCGCACTGAACTGGCGCCCCTGAAGCCTAGCTTCTTTTCAGTCACCTTCGGCGCCGGCGGCTCGACCCGCGAACGCACCTTCTCGGTGGTCAAGGAAATCGCCGCCGAAGGCTTCGCGGCCGCTCCGCATCTGTCCTGCATCGGCTCGACACGCGCCAGCATCCGCGAGATCCTGAGCGAGTACAAGGCCGCCGGCATCCGCCGCATCGTCGCCCTGCGCGGCGACCTGCCCTCGGGTATGGCGGAGACCGGCGAATTCCGCTACGCCAACGAACTGGTCGAATTCATCCGGGCCGAAACCGGCGACTGGTTCAGTCTCGAAGTCGCCGCCTACCCGGAATGGCACCCGCAGGCGCGCAGCCCGAAGGATGACCTCGACGCCTTCGTGCGCAAGGTCAAGGCCGGCGCCAATTCGGCCATCACCCAGTATTTCTACAACGCCGACGCCTACTTCAGCTTCGTCGAAGAAGCCCGGGCACGCGGCGCCGACCTGCCGATCGTCCCCGGCATCATGCCCATCGTCGGCTTCACCAAGCTGGCCCGCTTCTCGGATGCCTGCGGCGCCGAAATCCCGCGCTGGATGCGCAAGAAATTCGAGAGCTTCGGCGACGACGCCGACTCGATCCGCGCCTTCGGCCTCGATGTCGTCACCGAATTGTGCGAGCGCCTGCTCAAGGGCGGCGCTCCCGGCCTGCACTTCTACAGCATGAACCAGTCGGCGTTGACCACGGAAATCTGCAAACGACTCGGCTGA